One Dysosmobacter welbionis DNA segment encodes these proteins:
- a CDS encoding TRAP transporter large permease has product MIHVGIAIAILMGSLLLGVSIPFAFGAGTIYMYTMLGGTFATTLPVGFNGINTMVLLAIPTFIMAGGFIEKGKVGDELVSVVEMLVGRFRGGLMLAVSYASAIFGAICGSAAATCSCIGSIMAPKLKMAGYSKGLSAALISSSAPLGLLIPPSSLMIMYAWVSGESVLACFLSTVIPGVCLATLLGVVGMILAQREGVQPLENWVPIYSAPGLKKTWHATPALLLPVIILGGIYGGVMTPTEAACVSTLYCIPVAIYIYRGMKWSDAPEILKETGTTTGVIMVMLFFVSMLSRYFIYEDLPGALVDMIYLFTTNKNVILLMMNVFMIIMGMLMDDGSALLLSTPILVPIAKEIGVSPIHFAAILGVNLGMGNVTPPCAPMLYLGARVVGTDASHSMKPTLLLILFAWLPTLLVVTYVPGFSLWLPNIFGF; this is encoded by the coding sequence ATGATTCATGTTGGAATTGCCATTGCCATCCTGATGGGTTCTCTGTTATTGGGCGTCTCCATTCCCTTTGCCTTTGGCGCAGGTACGATTTACATGTATACCATGCTGGGTGGCACCTTTGCCACCACTTTGCCGGTGGGCTTCAACGGCATCAACACCATGGTACTACTGGCCATTCCCACCTTCATCATGGCCGGCGGCTTCATTGAAAAAGGCAAGGTTGGCGATGAGCTGGTGTCCGTGGTAGAAATGCTGGTGGGGCGCTTCCGGGGCGGACTGATGCTGGCGGTGTCCTATGCCTCCGCCATCTTCGGCGCCATCTGCGGTTCTGCCGCTGCCACCTGCAGCTGTATCGGCTCCATTATGGCTCCCAAGCTGAAGATGGCCGGCTACAGCAAAGGACTCTCCGCAGCCCTGATTTCTTCCTCTGCCCCGCTTGGCCTGCTGATCCCCCCCAGTTCCCTGATGATTATGTACGCTTGGGTTTCCGGAGAATCCGTGCTGGCCTGTTTCCTGAGTACTGTGATCCCCGGTGTCTGTCTTGCCACCTTGCTGGGCGTGGTGGGTATGATCCTAGCCCAGCGAGAGGGCGTGCAGCCCCTGGAGAACTGGGTGCCCATCTACTCCGCCCCCGGTCTGAAAAAGACTTGGCACGCCACGCCGGCCCTGTTGCTACCGGTGATTATCCTAGGCGGTATTTACGGTGGCGTCATGACCCCCACCGAGGCAGCCTGCGTCTCAACCCTGTATTGCATTCCCGTGGCCATTTACATCTACCGGGGCATGAAGTGGAGTGACGCGCCGGAAATTCTTAAGGAAACCGGCACCACTACTGGTGTCATTATGGTGATGCTGTTCTTTGTGAGCATGCTGAGCCGGTACTTCATCTATGAGGATCTTCCCGGCGCCCTGGTAGATATGATCTATCTCTTTACCACCAACAAAAATGTCATTCTGCTGATGATGAATGTGTTCATGATTATCATGGGTATGCTGATGGATGACGGCTCCGCCCTGCTGCTCTCCACCCCCATTCTGGTTCCCATTGCCAAGGAAATCGGCGTGAGCCCTATCCACTTCGCAGCCATTCTGGGCGTGAATCTTGGTATGGGTAATGTGACGCCGCCCTGTGCCCCCATGCTGTATCTGGGTGCTCGGGTGGTGGGCACCGACGCCAGCCACTCCATGAAGCCCACGCTACTGCTGATTCTCTTTGCGTGGTTGCCAACGCTACTAGTCGTCACCTATGTTCCCGGTTTCTCCCTGTGGCTGCCCAACATATTTGGGTTCTGA
- a CDS encoding RidA family protein: MEKITKIETVEVAISRNGISQAVRFGNVLFVSGQVGEDIQGNIPKGIEAQVELAIENARRILRAAGSDLDKVLMCRCFLQKQEDFAGMNQVYFKYFGDAKVGPARYTVVAPPVADCYLFEIAMFAVVE, encoded by the coding sequence ATGGAAAAGATTACGAAAATCGAAACCGTTGAGGTGGCCATTTCCCGAAATGGCATCTCCCAAGCTGTTCGCTTCGGCAATGTCCTCTTCGTTTCCGGGCAGGTGGGGGAGGACATCCAAGGCAACATCCCCAAAGGTATTGAGGCTCAAGTAGAGCTGGCTATTGAAAATGCCCGTCGAATTCTCCGAGCTGCTGGCTCTGATTTGGATAAGGTGCTCATGTGCCGATGCTTCCTCCAGAAGCAAGAGGACTTTGCCGGCATGAACCAGGTGTATTTCAAGTATTTCGGCGACGCCAAGGTAGGCCCCGCCCGGTATACCGTAGTGGCACCCCCGGTAGCAGACTGCTATCTCTTTGAGATAGCTATGTTCGCAGTAGTGGAGTAA
- a CDS encoding dihydroxy-acid dehydratase, whose protein sequence is MSSNECAGLQTQYDVFSLDKAETLALLHGCGFSYEELKKPRVAVFNTLNPMNPGHIHQGAIAKAVAEGVREAGGLPVEFNGTNLCDSMLENQKYTLPSRDLLVNDIDLMVSYHRMDALVMIGTCDKVLPALLMAAGRLNLPTVIVTGGYMKPGNYRGENVDFIDIGPNKTRLRDGKITQADFDELVDVSVPGGGACCMMGTGNTMAIITEVIGMSMPGNSSTPGRSQEMQELAKAAGKQVMKLYAKKITARQIITKESITNAIKTCMAIGGSGNTIIHVPAVATESGIEMNFSDIYAAASFEIPLLVGVRPNGPYNMDQYAKAGGTQAILHELRKHLDTNCMSVNEKTIGENISGHEILAPSIIHPLSNPLDNQGGLALMRGNLVPDGTYIKQSAVPECLMKLRGPAHVFNNMDDANNALLNHEIKAGEIVIIRYLGPKASYDSAYWFTSQLKGSDLYTKVAVITDGCLSGAASGASFQFAAPEAALNSPLAAVRNGDIIEYDIHARTMNVELTDEEIQQRISELTGEEYPHFTGYLGIYQKGCISISKGAVLR, encoded by the coding sequence ATGAGCAGCAATGAGTGTGCAGGACTCCAGACCCAGTACGATGTGTTCTCTCTGGACAAAGCCGAGACCTTGGCCCTTCTCCATGGCTGTGGCTTTTCCTATGAGGAGCTAAAAAAGCCCCGGGTTGCCGTGTTCAATACCCTCAACCCCATGAACCCCGGGCACATCCACCAGGGTGCTATCGCCAAGGCCGTGGCGGAGGGCGTCCGTGAGGCCGGTGGCCTGCCGGTGGAATTCAATGGCACCAACCTCTGCGATAGTATGCTGGAAAATCAGAAGTACACCCTACCCAGCCGCGACCTGTTGGTCAATGATATTGACCTGATGGTCAGCTATCACCGGATGGACGCACTGGTAATGATTGGCACCTGCGACAAGGTGCTACCCGCCTTATTGATGGCCGCCGGCCGTCTGAACCTGCCCACGGTGATTGTTACTGGCGGCTACATGAAGCCTGGTAACTACCGGGGCGAGAATGTGGACTTCATCGACATAGGCCCCAACAAGACCCGCCTGCGGGACGGCAAAATCACTCAAGCCGACTTTGACGAACTGGTGGACGTGTCTGTTCCTGGAGGCGGCGCCTGCTGCATGATGGGCACCGGCAACACTATGGCCATTATCACCGAGGTCATCGGCATGTCTATGCCCGGCAACTCCAGCACCCCCGGCAGAAGCCAGGAAATGCAGGAGTTGGCCAAGGCCGCCGGCAAGCAGGTCATGAAGCTCTATGCCAAGAAGATCACTGCCCGACAGATCATCACCAAGGAGTCCATCACCAACGCCATCAAGACCTGCATGGCCATCGGCGGCTCCGGCAATACCATCATCCACGTTCCCGCTGTGGCCACCGAGTCCGGCATTGAGATGAACTTCAGCGACATCTATGCCGCCGCCAGCTTCGAAATTCCCCTGCTGGTGGGCGTCCGTCCCAACGGCCCCTACAATATGGATCAGTATGCCAAGGCCGGCGGCACCCAGGCCATTCTCCACGAGCTACGGAAGCACCTGGATACCAACTGCATGTCGGTAAATGAAAAGACCATCGGCGAAAATATTTCCGGCCACGAGATTCTGGCCCCCTCCATCATCCACCCCCTGTCCAATCCTCTGGACAATCAAGGCGGTCTGGCCCTGATGCGGGGCAACCTAGTTCCCGATGGCACCTATATCAAGCAGTCCGCCGTACCGGAGTGCCTGATGAAGCTCCGGGGTCCCGCCCATGTCTTCAACAACATGGACGATGCCAACAACGCCCTCCTCAACCACGAGATCAAGGCTGGCGAGATTGTCATCATCCGCTACTTGGGTCCCAAAGCTTCCTATGACTCCGCCTACTGGTTCACCTCCCAACTCAAGGGTAGCGACCTTTATACCAAGGTGGCTGTGATTACTGACGGCTGCCTCTCCGGTGCCGCTTCCGGTGCCAGCTTTCAGTTCGCCGCGCCTGAAGCAGCCCTTAACAGCCCCCTGGCCGCCGTACGCAACGGTGACATCATTGAATATGATATCCACGCCAGAACCATGAACGTGGAGCTCACCGATGAGGAAATCCAGCAGCGCATCTCCGAGCTCACCGGCGAAGAGTACCCCCACTTCACGGGTTATCTGGGTATTTATCAGAAGGGATGCATCTCCATTTCAAAAGGTGCCGTGCTCCGCTGA
- a CDS encoding N-terminal phage integrase SAM-like domain-containing protein, translating to MNPATAYHQLKNILAKTKLECAAKLAQLWDALKEPTLDQPKPEILLADWLDLCYQEYKKPNLLPNTQMSYERRIYQHIILKLGQIQPDKLNTTDIQEFYVSLKKDGRLIRVEFYGKGLSD from the coding sequence ATGAATCCCGCCACTGCTTATCATCAACTGAAAAATATCCTTGCAAAAACCAAGTTGGAGTGCGCAGCAAAGCTGGCACAGCTCTGGGATGCGCTGAAAGAACCTACACTAGACCAACCTAAACCCGAAATCTTGCTGGCGGACTGGCTGGATCTCTGCTATCAAGAATATAAAAAGCCAAATCTCCTCCCAAACACGCAAATGTCTTATGAGCGGCGGATCTATCAGCATATCATCCTAAAGTTAGGACAAATCCAACCGGACAAGTTGAACACCACAGACATTCAGGAATTCTATGTGTCCCTTAAAAAGGACGGCAGGCTGATCCGAGTTGAGTTCTACGGCAAAGGGCTGTCAGATTAG
- the dctP gene encoding TRAP transporter substrate-binding protein DctP, translated as MNKTWKELLCMVLSAVMVLGLAACGSSKAEASAGDGDSTSGDTAADSIVLKMSTAQPEEHIASQTALRFADLIEQGTNGAVTVKMYFANSLGAQDVIVQGLMDGSIDLSLEFIDSTYNPVFEVQSLPFIASNFDEMEYIFSPGSQVYSLVDKGFSDIGIKLLGVYCEGLTGVSCKNMPESYNTWDQKKEPIRVWNSAVAKAGMTAMGYNTVAMTWSDTYSSIQTGIVNGSVGQTSLGVYTNLRDVVNYFIPYNFGAEFVHLAMSSTSWGKLTADQQKVVQDAATQVCKEIFDSAEQTEADGFAMLKEAGIEVLELSDADRSAIAQHVREEVWPAQEEILGKEAMDAIYADLKACAK; from the coding sequence ATGAACAAAACATGGAAAGAGCTCCTGTGCATGGTTCTGAGCGCCGTTATGGTGCTGGGTCTGGCAGCCTGCGGCAGTAGCAAGGCCGAAGCCTCTGCAGGTGACGGCGATAGCACCAGCGGCGATACCGCTGCTGATTCCATCGTCCTGAAGATGTCCACCGCCCAGCCTGAGGAGCACATTGCCTCCCAGACCGCCCTGCGCTTCGCTGACCTCATTGAGCAGGGCACCAACGGTGCCGTCACCGTGAAGATGTATTTTGCCAACTCCTTGGGAGCTCAGGACGTCATCGTTCAGGGCTTGATGGACGGCTCCATCGACCTGTCCTTGGAGTTTATCGACTCCACCTACAACCCGGTCTTTGAGGTGCAGAGTCTTCCCTTTATCGCCTCCAACTTCGATGAGATGGAATACATCTTCTCTCCCGGCTCCCAAGTGTATTCCCTAGTTGACAAGGGCTTCAGCGACATCGGAATCAAGCTATTGGGCGTCTACTGCGAGGGCCTGACTGGCGTGTCCTGCAAGAACATGCCCGAGTCCTATAACACTTGGGATCAGAAAAAAGAACCCATCCGTGTGTGGAACTCCGCCGTGGCTAAGGCCGGCATGACCGCTATGGGCTACAACACCGTGGCCATGACCTGGTCTGATACTTACAGCTCCATCCAGACCGGTATCGTCAACGGCTCCGTGGGCCAGACCTCCCTGGGCGTGTACACCAACCTGCGTGACGTTGTTAACTATTTCATCCCCTATAACTTCGGTGCCGAGTTCGTGCACCTGGCCATGAGTTCCACCTCCTGGGGCAAGCTTACTGCAGATCAGCAAAAGGTGGTGCAGGACGCTGCCACCCAGGTCTGTAAGGAAATCTTCGACTCCGCCGAGCAGACTGAGGCTGATGGTTTCGCTATGCTGAAGGAAGCTGGCATTGAGGTTCTGGAACTCAGCGATGCTGACCGCAGTGCCATTGCCCAGCATGTTCGTGAAGAAGTCTGGCCTGCCCAAGAAGAGATTCTGGGCAAGGAGGCCATGGATGCCATCTATGCCGACCTGAAGGCCTGCGCAAAGTAA
- a CDS encoding TRAP transporter small permease produces the protein MEKLDAFTRYLGNCGLFHFFDAIQKWVLVFTGIIVFVLTIATVFLRYVLTMNVLGLDEIILLVIFWQYFIGAAQGSREDSQIKADMVSTVVKNKTVVAWCHLLARIIECGVIGVCIKWSIDYILKDMSVMPYTVVLSIPLVLSHAVMLVGFALMLLYHIYWLLTELVNVGTLKKEEQQA, from the coding sequence ATGGAAAAGCTGGACGCTTTCACCAGATATTTGGGTAACTGCGGCCTGTTCCATTTCTTTGATGCGATTCAGAAGTGGGTTCTGGTATTCACCGGTATTATTGTCTTTGTTCTGACCATCGCCACTGTGTTCCTGCGCTATGTCCTGACCATGAACGTTCTGGGGCTGGACGAGATTATTCTCCTTGTTATTTTCTGGCAATACTTTATCGGCGCAGCCCAGGGCAGCCGGGAGGATTCCCAGATTAAGGCCGACATGGTCAGCACCGTTGTGAAAAATAAGACTGTGGTGGCCTGGTGCCACCTGCTGGCCCGAATCATTGAGTGTGGCGTCATCGGTGTTTGCATCAAGTGGTCTATAGATTACATTCTCAAGGATATGTCCGTCATGCCCTATACTGTGGTGCTCTCCATCCCCCTAGTGCTCTCCCATGCTGTGATGTTGGTGGGTTTTGCCCTGATGCTACTCTATCACATTTACTGGTTACTGACGGAGCTCGTCAACGTTGGTACGCTGAAGAAGGAGGAACAGCAGGCATGA
- a CDS encoding tyrosine-type recombinase/integrase, with amino-acid sequence MVLLPPPVLNVLITYRNSCTSRWMFPSPVKEDSPTDPVTIQKRLSTVLKRADCKRLRFHDLRHTFATASLEHSMDMKALSTIIGHVSSSTTLNIYAHVTDEMQRTAVAKKDRGIGKATPPSSMESASPAMSTPLPRRNMNKSWPPSSRR; translated from the coding sequence ATGGTGCTCCTCCCTCCGCCGGTCCTGAATGTACTCATAACCTATCGAAACTCCTGCACTTCCCGGTGGATGTTTCCTTCACCAGTCAAGGAGGATTCCCCCACGGACCCAGTCACTATACAAAAACGGCTGTCTACCGTACTAAAACGAGCTGACTGCAAGAGACTTCGGTTCCACGATCTGCGGCATACCTTCGCCACTGCCTCCCTGGAGCACAGCATGGATATGAAGGCCCTTTCCACGATCATCGGCCATGTGTCCAGCAGCACCACGCTGAACATCTACGCTCATGTCACGGACGAGATGCAAAGGACTGCCGTAGCCAAAAAAGACCGGGGGATCGGCAAAGCTACTCCCCCATCGTCAATGGAAAGCGCATCGCCCGCAATGTCTACGCCCCTACCGAGGAGGAATATGAACAAAAG